One segment of Rhodanobacter thiooxydans DNA contains the following:
- the gyrA gene encoding DNA gyrase subunit A, giving the protein MAELAKEVIRVNIEDEMRQSYLDYAMSVIVGRALPDVRDGLKPVHRRVLFAMNELGNVYNKPYKKSARVVGDVIGKYHPHGDQSVYDAIVRLAQPFSLRYMLVDGQGNFGSVDGDSAAAMRYTEVRMSRLSHELLADIDKETVDFGPNYDESEHEPLVLPTRVPNLLVNGSAGIAVGMATNIPPHNLNEVIAATIALIDEPALSIDELMHYIPGPDFPTYGIINGSSGIIEAYRTGRGRILVRAKAEIETEPNGRETIIVHELPYQVNKARLIEKIAELVKEKKLEGISELRDESDKDGMRVVIEIRKDAMGDVVLNNLFQQTQLQVTFGINMVALLDGQPKLLNLKDILEAFIRHRREVVTRRTIFELRKARARAHILEGLTVALANIDEMIELIKTSASPAEARERMVSRRWEAGLVRALLSATGADASRPEDMDPRDGLKADGYQLSEAQALEILAMRLHRLTGLEQEKLSDEYRQILETIRGLIDILENPERLLQVIREELEAIKAEFGDARRTEIQHSQEDLNVLDLIAPEDVVVTLSHTGYIKRQPASTYRAQKRGGKGRSASALKDEDVVEQLWVVNTHDTLLTFTSTGRVYWLKVYQMPEAGPGARGKPIINLLPLGEGEKVQAVLPVREYTDDRFVFFATKHGTVKKTPLTEFAFQLQKGKLAIKLSDGDALVNVELTDGNSDILLFASNGKVNRFDENTVRSMGRTATGVRGMRLAEGAHVVSLIVAAEGDILTATERGYGKRTQLAEFTKKGRGTQGVIGIQCSERNGALVGAVQVTEAHELMLISDQGTLVRTRVAEVSQLGRNTQGVTLIRLPADETLVSVMRLEAEEDNGEDAEVVNAHAPADGGGSSDVEPAGAGSDE; this is encoded by the coding sequence ATGGCAGAGCTCGCCAAAGAAGTGATTCGCGTCAACATCGAAGACGAGATGCGCCAGAGCTACCTCGACTACGCCATGAGCGTGATCGTGGGCCGCGCACTTCCGGATGTCCGCGACGGTCTGAAACCCGTGCATCGCCGCGTGCTGTTCGCGATGAACGAACTGGGCAACGTATACAACAAGCCATACAAGAAGTCGGCCCGCGTGGTCGGTGACGTGATCGGTAAGTACCATCCGCACGGCGACCAGTCGGTGTATGACGCGATCGTGCGCCTGGCGCAGCCGTTCTCGCTGCGCTACATGCTGGTCGACGGCCAGGGCAACTTCGGCTCGGTCGACGGTGACAGCGCCGCCGCGATGCGTTACACCGAGGTGCGCATGTCGCGGCTCAGCCACGAGCTGCTGGCCGACATCGACAAGGAAACCGTCGACTTCGGCCCGAACTACGACGAGAGCGAGCACGAGCCGCTGGTGCTGCCCACGCGCGTGCCGAACCTGCTGGTGAACGGTTCGGCCGGCATCGCCGTGGGCATGGCCACCAACATCCCGCCGCACAACCTCAACGAGGTGATCGCGGCGACGATCGCGCTGATCGACGAGCCCGCGCTGTCGATCGACGAGCTGATGCACTACATCCCGGGTCCGGATTTCCCGACCTACGGCATCATCAACGGCTCGTCCGGCATCATCGAGGCGTACCGCACCGGTCGCGGCCGCATCCTGGTGCGTGCCAAGGCCGAGATCGAGACCGAGCCGAACGGCCGCGAGACGATCATCGTCCACGAGCTGCCGTACCAGGTGAACAAGGCGCGGCTGATCGAGAAGATCGCCGAGCTGGTCAAGGAGAAGAAGCTCGAAGGCATCAGCGAGCTGCGCGACGAATCCGACAAGGACGGCATGCGCGTCGTCATCGAGATCCGCAAGGACGCGATGGGCGACGTGGTGCTGAACAACCTGTTCCAGCAGACCCAGCTGCAGGTGACCTTCGGCATCAACATGGTGGCCCTGCTGGACGGCCAGCCGAAGCTGCTCAATCTCAAGGACATCCTCGAGGCGTTCATCCGCCACCGCCGCGAGGTGGTCACCCGCCGCACCATCTTCGAACTGCGCAAGGCTCGCGCCCGTGCGCACATCCTCGAAGGCCTGACTGTCGCGCTGGCCAACATCGACGAGATGATCGAGCTGATCAAGACCTCGGCATCGCCGGCCGAGGCGCGCGAGCGCATGGTTTCGCGGCGCTGGGAGGCTGGCCTGGTGCGGGCCTTGTTGTCCGCCACCGGTGCCGACGCATCGCGGCCGGAGGACATGGATCCGCGCGATGGGCTGAAGGCCGACGGCTACCAGCTGTCCGAGGCGCAGGCACTGGAAATCCTGGCGATGCGTCTGCATCGCCTGACCGGACTGGAGCAGGAAAAGCTTTCCGACGAATACCGGCAGATCCTGGAGACCATCCGTGGCCTGATCGATATCCTGGAGAACCCCGAACGCCTGCTGCAGGTGATCCGCGAGGAACTGGAGGCGATCAAGGCCGAGTTCGGCGATGCCCGCCGCACCGAGATCCAGCATTCGCAGGAAGACCTCAACGTACTCGACCTGATCGCGCCGGAAGACGTCGTGGTCACGCTGTCGCATACGGGCTACATCAAGCGCCAGCCGGCCAGCACGTACCGCGCGCAGAAGCGCGGCGGCAAGGGGCGTTCGGCGTCGGCGCTGAAGGACGAGGATGTCGTCGAGCAGCTGTGGGTGGTCAACACGCACGACACCCTGCTGACCTTCACCAGCACCGGCCGCGTCTACTGGCTCAAGGTCTACCAGATGCCGGAAGCGGGTCCCGGCGCGCGCGGCAAGCCAATCATCAACCTGCTGCCGCTGGGCGAGGGCGAGAAGGTGCAGGCGGTGTTGCCGGTACGCGAATACACCGACGATCGCTTCGTGTTCTTCGCGACGAAGCACGGCACGGTCAAGAAGACCCCGCTGACCGAGTTCGCCTTCCAGCTGCAGAAGGGCAAGCTAGCCATCAAGCTCAGCGACGGCGACGCGCTGGTCAACGTGGAACTGACCGACGGCAACAGCGACATCCTGCTGTTCGCCTCCAATGGCAAGGTCAACCGCTTCGACGAGAACACCGTGCGCTCGATGGGCCGCACCGCCACCGGCGTGCGCGGCATGCGACTGGCCGAAGGCGCCCACGTGGTGTCGCTGATCGTGGCAGCGGAGGGCGACATCCTTACCGCGACGGAACGCGGCTACGGCAAGCGCACCCAGCTGGCCGAGTTCACCAAGAAGGGTCGTGGTACGCAGGGCGTGATCGGCATCCAGTGCTCCGAGCGCAATGGCGCGTTGGTCGGCGCGGTGCAGGTCACCGAAGCACATGAGCTGATGCTGATCTCCGACCAGGGCACCCTGGTGCGCACGCGCGTGGCGGAAGTCTCGCAGCTCGGCCGCAACACCCAGGGCGTCACCCTGATCCGCCTGCCGGCCGACGAAACCCTGGTCAGCGTGATGCGGCTGGAGGCCGAAGAGGACAACGGCGAGGATGCCGAGGTCGTCAATGCCCATGCACCCGCTGATGGCGGCGGTTCCAGTGATGTGGAGCCGGCAGGGGCAGGCAGCGACGAATGA
- a CDS encoding DnaJ C-terminal domain-containing protein: protein MEFKDYYEILGVKPEASEAEIKAAYRKLARKYHPDKNKEAGAEEKFKAVNEANEVLKDAEKRRSYDQLRAGGYREGEQFRPPPGWQGQQGFGGGDDGDFSDFFESLFGRGAAQGHRGQPRPRRGRDVQASVQIDLQTAFDGGRTRLAMHDPAGGERVLEVKIPAGIQPGQVIRLSGQGQGGMAGGPNGDLLLEVGIRDDARFRLDGRNVVHVLPIAPWEAALGATVPVPTLAGTVDLRIPAGSQSGRKLRLKGRGMPGAHPGDQLVELSIRAPAAENDEQRAAYEALRKEFGDFDPRR, encoded by the coding sequence GTGGAATTCAAAGATTATTACGAGATCCTGGGTGTGAAGCCCGAGGCGAGCGAGGCCGAGATCAAGGCGGCGTATCGCAAGCTGGCGCGCAAGTACCATCCGGACAAGAACAAGGAAGCCGGCGCCGAGGAGAAATTCAAGGCGGTCAACGAGGCCAACGAAGTGCTCAAGGACGCCGAGAAGCGGCGTTCATACGACCAGTTGCGTGCCGGCGGCTACCGCGAAGGCGAGCAGTTCCGCCCGCCACCGGGCTGGCAGGGGCAGCAGGGCTTTGGCGGTGGCGACGATGGCGACTTCAGCGATTTCTTCGAGAGCCTGTTCGGCCGTGGGGCAGCGCAGGGCCATCGTGGCCAGCCGCGGCCGCGTCGCGGTCGCGACGTGCAGGCCTCGGTGCAGATTGACCTGCAGACCGCGTTCGACGGCGGCCGCACGCGGCTGGCGATGCATGACCCGGCCGGCGGCGAGCGCGTGCTGGAAGTGAAGATCCCGGCCGGGATCCAGCCGGGCCAGGTGATTCGCCTGTCCGGCCAGGGCCAGGGTGGCATGGCCGGTGGGCCGAACGGCGACCTGCTGCTGGAAGTGGGCATCCGCGACGACGCGCGCTTCCGCCTGGACGGTCGCAACGTGGTGCACGTGCTGCCGATCGCGCCGTGGGAAGCGGCGCTGGGCGCCACCGTGCCGGTGCCGACGCTGGCCGGGACGGTGGACCTGCGCATTCCAGCCGGCTCGCAGTCGGGACGCAAGCTGCGCCTGAAGGGGCGCGGCATGCCCGGTGCGCATCCGGGCGATCAGCTGGTGGAGTTGTCGATTCGTGCACCGGCGGCGGAAAACGACGAACAGCGGGCTGCCTATGAAGCGTTGCGCAAGGAGTTCGGGGATTTCGATCCGCGCCGCTGA
- a CDS encoding Hsp20/alpha crystallin family protein has translation MNLSHNFPWNPASPANIGDIREAFDRLLGNPAEADQSNVVTSQWAPRVDIKEEDRRFVIYADIPGVDPGKIEVSMEKGILTIKGERTVENREQNGKFTRLERSHGLFYRRFALPDSADADGITAHGKDGVLEIVIPKKAETTPRRITINTGN, from the coding sequence ATGAATCTGAGTCACAATTTCCCCTGGAATCCGGCCAGCCCGGCCAACATCGGTGACATCCGCGAGGCGTTCGATCGCCTGCTTGGCAACCCGGCCGAGGCGGACCAGTCCAACGTGGTGACCAGCCAGTGGGCGCCGCGCGTGGACATCAAGGAAGAGGACCGGCGTTTCGTGATCTACGCGGACATTCCTGGCGTGGACCCGGGGAAGATCGAGGTGAGCATGGAGAAGGGCATCCTCACCATCAAGGGTGAACGTACCGTGGAGAACCGCGAGCAGAACGGCAAGTTCACCCGGCTGGAGCGTTCGCACGGCCTGTTCTATCGCCGCTTCGCACTGCCCGACAGCGCCGATGCCGATGGCATCACCGCGCATGGCAAGGATGGCGTGCTGGAAATCGTCATTCCGAAGAAGGCGGAGACCACGCCGCGCCGCATCACCATCAATACCGGCAACTGA
- the mtnA gene encoding S-methyl-5-thioribose-1-phosphate isomerase codes for MSASADTHDSIRAVQWQGDHLRLLDQRLLPSEECWIDCRDAAQVTQAIRDLAVRGAPAIGIAAAWGVAMASQQGASLEPVLATLRAARPTAVNLMWALDRMKKRIAAGADPDALLREAQAIQNEDLAANRRMGELGAALIAPGSGVLTHCNTGSLATAGYGTALGVIRAGVAAKRIARVYAGETRPWQQGARLTMWELVRDGIPAQLIADSAAAHLMKSGAVQWVIVGADRIAANGDTANKIGTYQLAIAAKYHGVKFMVVAPSSTVDMATGSGEEIEIELRDPAELLSIAGHRTVVEGAQAWNPVFDVAPAELIDAIVTERGVIERPNSMAMQAMFGR; via the coding sequence ATGAGCGCATCAGCTGATACCCACGATTCCATTCGCGCCGTGCAGTGGCAGGGCGATCATCTGCGCCTGCTCGACCAGCGCCTGCTGCCTAGCGAGGAATGCTGGATCGACTGTCGCGACGCGGCCCAGGTGACCCAGGCGATCCGCGACCTGGCCGTGCGTGGCGCACCGGCGATCGGCATTGCCGCCGCGTGGGGTGTGGCGATGGCCTCGCAGCAGGGTGCCTCGCTGGAACCGGTGCTGGCGACGTTGCGTGCAGCGCGGCCGACCGCGGTGAACCTGATGTGGGCGCTGGACCGGATGAAGAAACGCATCGCGGCCGGCGCCGACCCCGACGCGCTGCTGCGTGAAGCGCAGGCGATCCAGAACGAGGACCTGGCCGCGAACCGCCGCATGGGTGAACTGGGCGCCGCGTTGATCGCCCCCGGCTCGGGCGTGCTGACCCACTGCAACACTGGCTCGCTGGCCACCGCCGGTTACGGCACCGCGTTGGGCGTGATCCGCGCCGGCGTGGCGGCGAAGCGCATCGCGCGGGTGTACGCCGGCGAGACCCGACCGTGGCAACAAGGTGCCCGATTGACCATGTGGGAGCTGGTGCGCGACGGCATCCCGGCGCAGCTGATCGCCGACTCCGCCGCCGCACATCTGATGAAGTCCGGTGCCGTGCAATGGGTGATCGTCGGCGCCGACCGCATCGCCGCGAACGGCGACACCGCGAACAAAATCGGCACCTATCAGCTGGCGATCGCGGCGAAGTACCACGGCGTGAAGTTCATGGTGGTGGCGCCATCCTCCACCGTCGACATGGCCACCGGCAGCGGCGAGGAAATCGAGATCGAGCTGCGCGATCCGGCCGAGTTGCTCAGCATCGCCGGCCACCGCACCGTGGTCGAAGGGGCGCAGGCGTGGAACCCGGTGTTCGACGTGGCGCCGGCGGAATTGATCGATGCGATCGTCACCGAGCGTGGCGTGATCGAGCGGCCGAACAGCATGGCGATGCAGGCCATGTTCGGGCGCTGA
- a CDS encoding oxidoreductase, whose protein sequence is MPRFRAFRIHNDDAGYRTGIETMDTEALSPGEVLVKAAYSSVNYKDALAGTGKGRILRTYPLNGGIDVAGHVVASTDPAFREDDAVLCTGSGLSETRDGGYGEYARLDARWTIPLPAGLSLRESMIIGTAGFTAALALLRMQDNRQTPALGPVAVTGASGGVGMLAIDIFSRAGYEVHAISGKADHFDFLRGLGASECIDRHQLAFSGKPMDSARFGGALDNVGGSMLSGLLPLINPYGNVAICGNAGGIAFDSTVMPFIIRGASLLGIASAGTARDLRESIWQHLASDWKPQHLERIATREVGLDELPGVFARMLAGDSFGRTLVRIESTV, encoded by the coding sequence ATGCCCCGTTTCCGTGCTTTCCGCATCCACAACGACGACGCCGGCTACCGTACCGGTATCGAGACCATGGACACCGAGGCGCTGTCGCCGGGCGAAGTGCTGGTCAAGGCTGCGTATTCTTCGGTCAACTACAAGGACGCACTGGCCGGCACCGGCAAGGGCCGGATCCTGCGCACCTACCCGCTCAACGGCGGCATCGACGTGGCCGGCCATGTGGTCGCCTCGACCGATCCCGCCTTTCGGGAAGATGACGCGGTGTTGTGCACCGGCAGCGGCCTGTCCGAGACGCGCGACGGCGGCTATGGCGAGTACGCCCGGCTCGACGCGCGCTGGACCATCCCGCTGCCGGCAGGCCTGAGCCTGCGCGAAAGCATGATCATCGGCACCGCCGGTTTCACCGCGGCACTTGCGCTGCTGCGCATGCAGGACAACCGGCAGACACCTGCGCTGGGCCCGGTCGCGGTGACCGGCGCCAGCGGTGGCGTCGGCATGCTGGCGATCGACATCTTCAGCCGCGCCGGCTACGAAGTGCACGCGATCAGCGGCAAGGCCGATCACTTCGATTTCCTGCGCGGCCTCGGCGCCAGTGAATGCATCGACCGCCACCAGCTCGCCTTCAGCGGCAAGCCGATGGACTCGGCCCGATTCGGCGGCGCGCTGGACAACGTCGGCGGCAGCATGCTCAGCGGCCTGCTGCCGCTGATCAATCCGTACGGCAACGTGGCGATCTGCGGCAACGCCGGCGGCATCGCCTTCGACAGCACGGTGATGCCGTTCATCATCCGCGGCGCCAGCCTGCTCGGGATCGCTTCGGCCGGCACCGCGCGCGACCTGCGCGAGAGCATCTGGCAACACCTCGCCAGTGACTGGAAACCGCAACACCTGGAGCGCATCGCCACCCGCGAGGTGGGCCTCGATGAACTGCCCGGCGTGTTTGCGCGCATGCTCGCTGGCGACTCGTTCGGACGCACCCTGGTGCGCATCGAAAGCACGGTTTGA
- the odhB gene encoding 2-oxoglutarate dehydrogenase complex dihydrolipoyllysine-residue succinyltransferase, whose protein sequence is MSIELKVPVLPESVSDATIASWHKQAGDAVKRDENLVDLETDKVVLEVPSPVDGVLKEIRHQVGDTVNSEQIIAIIEEGAVAAAPAPAPAAAAPASAPAAAAPAPAASKSAAELSPAAQRVATENKVDTSAIAGTGRDGRIIKEDVVNAGSRPAAAPAAPAAKPTPGSRPEERVPMTRMRARIAERLMQSKNSIAMLTSFNEVNLAEVVKMRKALGDAFQKEHGVKLGFMSFFVKAAAEALKRYPFVNASVDGNDVIYHGYQDISIAVSTDKGLVTPVLRDVQDMSFADVEKGIADYATKARANKLSLDDLQGGTFTITNGGTFGSLLSTPIVNPPQSAILGMHTIKERAIVENGQIIAAPMMYIAISYDHRIIDGKDAVLFLVDIKNQLENPQRMLLGL, encoded by the coding sequence ATGTCCATCGAACTCAAAGTCCCCGTCCTGCCCGAGTCCGTCTCCGACGCCACCATCGCCAGCTGGCACAAGCAGGCCGGCGACGCGGTGAAGCGCGACGAGAACCTGGTCGACCTCGAAACCGACAAGGTGGTGCTGGAAGTACCCTCGCCGGTCGACGGCGTGCTGAAGGAAATCCGCCACCAGGTCGGCGACACGGTGAACAGCGAGCAGATCATCGCGATCATCGAGGAAGGCGCCGTGGCCGCGGCTCCGGCTCCGGCTCCAGCTGCCGCCGCTCCGGCGTCCGCACCCGCGGCTGCAGCGCCCGCCCCCGCCGCGTCGAAGTCGGCCGCCGAGCTTTCTCCCGCCGCGCAGCGCGTCGCCACCGAAAACAAGGTCGACACCTCCGCCATCGCCGGTACCGGCCGCGACGGCCGCATCATCAAGGAAGACGTGGTCAACGCCGGCTCGCGTCCTGCCGCGGCTCCCGCCGCGCCGGCGGCGAAGCCGACCCCGGGTTCGCGTCCGGAAGAGCGCGTGCCGATGACCCGCATGCGCGCGCGCATCGCCGAGCGCCTGATGCAGTCGAAGAACTCGATCGCCATGCTCACCTCGTTCAACGAAGTGAACCTGGCCGAAGTGGTGAAGATGCGCAAAGCCCTTGGCGACGCGTTCCAGAAGGAACACGGCGTCAAGCTCGGCTTCATGAGCTTCTTCGTCAAGGCCGCTGCCGAGGCGCTGAAGCGCTACCCGTTCGTCAACGCCTCGGTCGACGGCAACGACGTGATCTATCACGGCTACCAGGACATCTCGATCGCCGTGTCCACCGACAAGGGCCTGGTCACGCCGGTGCTGCGCGACGTGCAGGACATGAGCTTCGCCGACGTCGAGAAGGGCATCGCCGACTACGCCACCAAGGCGCGCGCCAACAAGCTATCGCTGGACGACCTGCAGGGCGGCACGTTCACCATCACCAATGGCGGCACCTTCGGCTCGCTGCTGTCCACCCCGATCGTCAACCCGCCGCAGAGCGCGATCCTGGGCATGCACACGATCAAGGAACGCGCCATCGTCGAGAACGGCCAGATCATCGCCGCGCCGATGATGTACATCGCGATCAGCTACGACCACCGCATCATCGACGGCAAGGACGCGGTGCTGTTCCTGGTCGACATCAAGAACCAGCTGGAGAATCCGCAGCGCATGCTGTTGGGGCTGTAA
- a CDS encoding peroxiredoxin, producing MTIQIGQSLPDVELSAVSEEIRPCRTGELFAGSRVVLFAVPGAFTPTCSSRHLPGYVQRYADFHEAGVKVMCLAVNDAYVMQAWARTQQVPPGLLMLADGNASFTRALGLELDGTAFGMGLRTRRFALYAEDGVVRLLQVESPGELRVSSAEAMLAAIAR from the coding sequence ATGACCATTCAAATCGGCCAGTCGCTGCCGGATGTCGAGCTGTCGGCGGTCAGCGAGGAGATCCGCCCCTGCCGGACCGGCGAACTGTTTGCCGGAAGCCGCGTGGTGCTGTTCGCCGTCCCCGGCGCCTTCACGCCAACGTGTTCCAGCCGGCATCTTCCGGGCTACGTGCAACGCTACGCCGACTTCCACGAAGCCGGGGTGAAGGTGATGTGCCTGGCGGTCAACGATGCCTACGTGATGCAGGCCTGGGCCCGCACCCAGCAGGTCCCCCCGGGCCTGCTGATGCTGGCCGACGGCAACGCCAGCTTCACCCGCGCGCTGGGGCTGGAACTGGACGGCACGGCTTTCGGCATGGGCCTGCGCACGCGGCGTTTTGCGCTCTACGCGGAAGACGGCGTGGTGCGCCTGCTGCAGGTCGAGTCCCCCGGCGAGCTGCGCGTTTCCAGTGCCGAGGCAATGCTGGCAGCCATCGCCCGCTGA
- the pilH gene encoding twitching motility response regulator PilH — protein sequence MARILIVDDSPSQLLGIKRIVEKLGHETLSAEDGAAGVEVAKAEKPDLILMDVVMPNLNGFQATRTISKNAETAHIPIILVTTKDQETDRVWGMRQGAKAYVTKPIKEEELLKALQEFLPG from the coding sequence ATGGCACGCATCCTGATCGTCGACGACTCCCCGTCACAACTGCTTGGCATCAAGCGGATCGTCGAAAAACTCGGGCATGAAACCCTTTCGGCCGAAGACGGTGCCGCGGGCGTGGAAGTGGCCAAGGCGGAAAAGCCCGACCTGATCCTGATGGACGTAGTCATGCCCAACCTCAACGGTTTCCAGGCTACCCGCACGATCAGCAAGAACGCCGAGACCGCACACATCCCGATCATCCTGGTGACCACCAAGGACCAGGAGACGGACCGGGTCTGGGGTATGCGCCAGGGCGCCAAGGCCTACGTGACCAAGCCGATCAAGGAAGAGGAACTGCTCAAGGCGCTGCAGGAGTTCCTGCCGGGTTGA
- the lpdA gene encoding dihydrolipoyl dehydrogenase — MSDKYDVIIIGAGPAGYVAAIRAAQLGLKTACVDAFTGKDGKPALGGTCLNVGCIPSKALLDSSRQFWNIAHNLPVHGISVGDAKVDMGTFIGRKDKIVKQFTGGIAQLFKANKVTPFFGTGKLLKGNSVEITATDGSKQTISATNVILASGSIPIELPFAKFDGKAIVDNAGALDFTEVPKRLGVIGAGVIGLELGSVWKRLGSEVTIIEALPEFLAVADADVAKVAAKEFAKQGLNIKLNAKLNKAEVKKDGVHLTYTDKDGEQQLVVDKLLVAVGRRAYTTGLLADDTGVKLDERGRIVVDEHNHTGVDGVWAIGDAVRGPMLAHKGSEEGVAVAEWIAGKAGHVNFDTIPWVIYTEPEIAWAGKTEKELKDTGIPYRVGSFPFAAIGRAVAMNEAIGQVKMLAHAETDRILGVHMVGPGVSELIAECVVAMEFKGSSEDLARIVHAHPTLSEAVHEAALSVDKRSIHKGN; from the coding sequence ATGAGCGACAAATACGATGTCATCATCATCGGTGCCGGCCCGGCCGGCTACGTGGCCGCGATCCGCGCCGCGCAGCTGGGCCTGAAGACGGCCTGCGTCGACGCGTTCACCGGCAAGGACGGCAAGCCGGCACTGGGCGGCACCTGCCTCAACGTGGGCTGCATCCCGTCCAAGGCGCTGCTGGATTCCTCGCGCCAGTTCTGGAACATCGCGCATAACCTGCCGGTGCACGGCATCAGCGTGGGCGACGCCAAGGTCGACATGGGCACGTTCATCGGCCGCAAGGACAAGATCGTCAAGCAGTTCACCGGCGGCATCGCCCAGCTGTTCAAGGCGAACAAGGTCACGCCGTTCTTCGGTACCGGCAAGCTGTTGAAGGGCAACTCGGTAGAGATCACCGCCACAGACGGCAGCAAGCAGACGATCAGCGCCACCAACGTGATCCTGGCCTCCGGCTCCATTCCGATCGAACTGCCGTTCGCCAAGTTCGACGGCAAGGCAATCGTCGACAACGCCGGCGCGCTGGACTTCACCGAGGTGCCGAAGCGCCTGGGCGTGATCGGCGCCGGCGTGATCGGCCTGGAACTGGGCAGCGTGTGGAAGCGCCTGGGTTCCGAAGTCACCATCATCGAGGCGCTGCCGGAATTCCTCGCTGTCGCCGACGCCGATGTGGCCAAGGTCGCCGCCAAGGAATTCGCCAAGCAGGGTCTGAACATCAAGCTCAACGCCAAGCTCAACAAGGCTGAGGTGAAGAAGGACGGCGTGCACCTCACCTATACCGACAAGGACGGCGAGCAGCAGCTCGTGGTCGACAAGTTGCTGGTCGCCGTGGGCCGCCGTGCCTACACCACCGGTCTGCTGGCCGACGACACCGGCGTGAAGCTGGACGAGCGCGGCCGCATCGTGGTCGACGAGCACAACCACACCGGCGTCGATGGCGTGTGGGCGATCGGCGACGCCGTGCGCGGCCCGATGCTGGCGCACAAGGGCTCCGAGGAAGGCGTGGCGGTGGCCGAGTGGATCGCCGGCAAGGCTGGCCACGTCAACTTCGACACGATTCCGTGGGTGATCTACACCGAACCGGAAATCGCCTGGGCCGGCAAGACCGAAAAGGAACTGAAGGACACCGGCATCCCGTACAGGGTCGGCAGCTTCCCGTTTGCCGCGATCGGCCGCGCCGTGGCGATGAACGAGGCCATCGGCCAGGTGAAGATGCTCGCCCACGCCGAGACCGATCGCATCCTCGGCGTGCACATGGTGGGCCCGGGCGTGTCCGAGCTGATCGCCGAGTGCGTGGTGGCGATGGAGTTCAAGGGCTCGTCCGAGGACCTGGCCCGCATCGTCCACGCCCACCCGACGCTGTCGGAAGCCGTGCACGAGGCCGCGCTGTCGGTTGACAAGCGCTCCATCCACAAGGGCAACTGA
- a CDS encoding TIGR00730 family Rossman fold protein, whose protein sequence is MPQPTAICVYCGSNSGRHPEYAEQARAFGTEMARRGIALVYGGGNVGLMGVVADAVLAGGGKVVGVIPRQLVELEVAHPGLTELVVVETMHQRKTRMYELSDAFVALPGGFGTMDEMFEMLTWAQLGLHRYPCAFLDVRGYYRDLRTLMEHMVDESFVKAAQRDSIWFGDDIAALFGWMQGYEGSYTPKWISSRSVDA, encoded by the coding sequence ATGCCCCAACCCACCGCCATCTGCGTCTACTGCGGCTCCAACAGCGGCCGGCATCCCGAGTACGCCGAACAGGCCCGCGCCTTCGGTACCGAAATGGCCCGGCGTGGCATCGCCCTGGTTTACGGCGGCGGCAATGTCGGCTTGATGGGCGTGGTGGCCGACGCCGTGCTCGCCGGCGGCGGCAAGGTGGTCGGGGTCATCCCGCGCCAGCTGGTGGAACTCGAGGTGGCCCACCCGGGCCTCACTGAACTGGTGGTGGTCGAGACCATGCACCAGCGCAAGACGCGCATGTACGAGTTGTCCGATGCCTTCGTCGCCCTGCCCGGTGGCTTCGGCACCATGGACGAGATGTTCGAGATGCTGACCTGGGCGCAACTGGGCCTGCATCGCTATCCCTGCGCCTTCCTCGACGTGCGCGGCTATTACCGCGATCTGCGCACGCTGATGGAGCACATGGTCGACGAGTCCTTCGTGAAGGCGGCGCAGCGCGACAGCATCTGGTTCGGCGACGACATCGCCGCGCTGTTCGGCTGGATGCAGGGCTATGAAGGCAGCTACACGCCCAAATGGATTTCCTCCCGCAGCGTCGACGCCTGA